In Astyanax mexicanus isolate ESR-SI-001 chromosome 24, AstMex3_surface, whole genome shotgun sequence, the genomic stretch ctctctgtttgtgtgcgGCTTCCAGCTGAGCGTATGGGGCGAGTCCAGGCCGATTTGGTTTTTCTTTAAGCCGcttactcacacagacacagcaaCAAGGCTGCAAGCTTCTAGCACTTCCACAGGATTTGGCTGAAGTCAATACAATTTGGGCTTTTAATGCGGCGTGAGGTTTTTATTCTTTGTACAGCAGGTCAGTGTGAACACAAAAGCCTCATTATTAACATGTTGGGCTGATCAGAGCAGGCCTGCACTTCATTATTGCTGCTTTTTTGGCCTTTGTTTCACTTTGGTTTCATCATTTTAGCACCTTTTTAATCAGGGTGCTAATTGTGTAGGCTTTTGTAGGCTGAATGGTGGGGCTTAATGATGAGTGTAACGATGTTTATCTAGACCACCTTGAATTTTTAATCATGTTACAGAGGTGAGTAAGGTGAGTTGATCTTAAGAAGTCTTGCCCAGAGACTCTTACTGGTATAGGCTGGTGTGTTTGTATGGGCAGCCAATCAGACAGAAGATCCCAGAATATTTTGGTGCTGTCTGACAAAATGTATGCATCTCCattcttgtttttttactttttgacttaATTTTAATCTGGCACTTGTAGGCATGTAACAATAATTACATCCACAGTTATTGATTCTCGTTTAATGATATGAACATAAGATGGAAAGCTCGATCAGCTACGTATCTTGATCTTGAGAGCCGATCAGTTCATATTCGGGAGCTGAGGTTTACAGCAGCACTTTATGGTTCACTGGCTTCAGGGAGCTGCAGTTCCTTGTTCCACTAGATGAAACTCTGGAGCACAGCTCCTGACACTCTGCAAGGCCAGGGCTGAAGGCTCAGCTCGCTTTGGCCGgagatgtttttattttctgtgcTTTATTTTTGTGGAGTGTGTTAAATTTGAGGAGAAAAAAGAATAAAggcttttaacaccactaacaagATAATACCACTCTCAACAGTCAATCTTTCAGCCCATatagtgagtagcagagctaacaaacaccactaaccacataaAACGCAAACGTTGTTGCACTGGATAAGCATCTCTTTAcagctgtgtttctattttaAGCTCCCCAGTCTTGTATTTACGGGGGATTGAGCTTAGTTGGTGGTTtgcagtgtttttaatgtggatgATTGTGAAAACAATTAAAGTAAGGAGCACCTCCCTTCCCTGTTCTTGCACTTATGGCATCTAAATAACCAAAATCTGTTTAAAACAGCAAAACTTTAATCAAATCTTGGATTATTCTACAatccagaacattttaaaataatgaataaccactgaattaaggtgtgttcaaattgTGACTGGCACTGTATATCAACGTTAATCAATGTTATACATTGGATATTGAGACATGACATTTATGTGCAGTTCATTGTGTAATGCTGTGTTTTCTTTATATCTCCTAGAGGAGAGCATGGACAGCTCAGTGACCCTGTGGCAgttcctgctccagctcctttTGGACCCCAGCAACGACCAGCTCATCTGCTGGACCAATGAGGACGGGGAGTTCAAGCTGCTGCAGGCGGAGGAGGTGGCCAAGCTGTGGGGTGCTCGCAAAAACAAACCCAGCATGAACTACGATAAACTGAGCCGGGCTCTGCGCTACTACTACGACAAGGTTGTAGTACTGTAGCTTTCccgtttatcgtgttaaaacaagctatgtgggacgaaccactaagTAATATCttcctggtttaccggaacactcatggttcctctgtttaatgctgtctggctagctttagtggaaatctggaaatctaagcttactgtagataaacggaagcattttactcacccaaataaagagtttttaggagagaaatctgtgtaaattaacatccagcactcgtttcactttaaaaaataatgtgacttataatccagtgtgcctaatAGTGTGaataatacagtatgtgtgtatgacCGTATTCAAAGGTATGGATTGGCAGCCAGATATGGAAAGGCACTGTGTAATTTCATTAGTTCATACATTAATAATCAAAAGGAATGATCTCGTTGATGTTAAGCGTGGCATGATTGGTAATGACAGAAGAGAAAAACAGGAATCCAATCTTAGTTTTTAAGTCAGTTGTTCTCCATCATTTACAGGACAGAAACATAGTTTATGTGAAAAGTCAACAGAAAATGGTCAGACTGGTTGGAGCTAACAGagaggctacagtaactcagataaCTACTCATTATAAATGTGGCAAGCTGGAAAGCGTCTCAAAATGCTAGGGATGcactaaaattaacattttttggcATTCTAAGTCGTTCTAATTTAAATTTGTCTCCTCGGTTATATTCAAGTCACAGCTAAGATTACTATCCTTCATCCCTACTGAATGCATAGCATTTGTTTGACCTTGAGAGCTatgggctacagcagcagcagactttataaagtgtttctaatagAGTGCTTTGTGAGTGTACATTGCAATCTGTTACAGTGACGTAACTTTATAAAGATAAGTAGTACTGTAGAGACCTGCATCTTGTGTTTGGCAATGGCGTCTCCCTGTTCTTTGGCAGTTTTCCAGCTCTGTCTTATGCCGCTGAACATGCACTAGAAGCGTGTTTTATTACTGGGGCAGTTTGAGAGTTTATGGTAGTGGTGGAATATGGTGGAAGTTGCATGGGCAGGTTTGTTGAGTGGTTCTCTTttgttattacttttttaaagctAGAGACCATTTTTGCAGTGCAGAAAGTGTTGCGTTTCCACGGCCGTAACCAAGCTACCACTTGCCACAGTTCAACTTTGTACAACTTTGCCCGTGCAGCAAGTGGTGCCGCAGCAGGAAACGCATGATGTAAACTTATGTAACCAAAAGAAAATTTGTAGtttaaaccacaaaaaaaaaaacatattaacaatTAGTGAATCCCCTAAGATGTATAACACTCCCCTACTTCCTCATGTGGAGATAACAGGAGAAAGaccagaatcagagctttattctgacGTTGAAACACATTCATGTCTACAGATGCTGTAGATCtgaaccacaaacacacacacacacaaaaaaaatctgagcaTTCAAATCCATTCATAAAATAATTGAATTACAGAAAGGGACAAAAAACTCTCAGAACTCAAaactctcagaaaaaaaaagcttagaaCTCATTCCCACACAGACACATGTGCGGCAACCAATCaggcacagcgtactcttaaccggaaacgacTGCCCACCTGGAGGACTGGCAGCATAGCCCTTTTGAATATAATTCTCTAATACTAATACTGTATTTTGAAGAATAATATATTAATGCACATTGGAATTTGGAATTTGTCATTCATAAACTGATTTAAGCCAAGAAACCAAGAAAATTATAAGAACATCCATTTTATTACTTTAATGCCTTGTCTTCCACGATAACATATTGCAAATTggtatacatttttggtcatactgcccagcactaccaGCAACTGCTAAAAAAACATAAGCACATCGTTGTTATCCGTGTGCGTTTAGAGTACAGTCCATCCCTGTACTCTAGTGAAAGCCTGAACATCGGTAAAAATAGCTACAGGCACTGCTGTTTGTGGTTTGCAGTGATGAGTAGGTGGTGTTTGGGAGAGTAGGTTGCTGGAAGACGAAGTTTTTGCCCTCTGTCATTTTCCTAAGGTAATTAAATGTATTCTTTAGGTGTGAAAAAGGGTAATTGCCCCCTCTAGTAAACAACTTAATTATAGGGATAATTAACAGACAGCTGTTGGTCTACTTTAGCAATCAGGTGTAATTTGGATCAGTTCTGCCTTGTTTGAGTTTGACTTTGTCGCTTATCTTTAGAGTTTGCAACTTAGAGGAATGTCTTGCATGaactattttaaatgtaattttttcccttcaacaaaacttgaaaaaataattatgaaataaGCCTGGTCTCGGACTGCACAGGATTTTGAATGAGTTTTGAAACCGGTGAATTAAAGCAGGACTGTTGTAGATTTGGTATTTCTTGCTCCTTGTCTCTCCTACAGTAAGGAAGTGTTGTTTAATGCTTTGAGCCACCACTGAAGGATACGCTTTACacacgcatttctggacaagctgaccgAAACATGGATTTATATTATTTGattttcgattttcttttttcttttttatagcatagtctatggtcagtcattggtttgattcatcaaatttacaatatcttatttcaaaaggtgggcttgatataagtgatgcaaagtgatacaagtgatctgtaatacaccacattaggcactaatggtcaaattttgaCCATTTGCGTAGTGTGCTGCGCCATATGCGGGAGGGATTGTCGaccctctttttgactttgatgctcgagaccatgacataatttagatcgatttcaatgaaatatcgaaatcgtgacacccctagaaaaCAGTGATGTTTTAAAGCaatgctttttgtaaatttgctgcttgtaattattgtaatgctgtaatgtgttttactgagttaataaacacttacttcatagataagaagctttttcttactttaaaaattcccacaggtgcttaaacatttgcacaatactgtaattTATGATTAGGCATAATCCTAGTCTGTTTGGGAAACCAACCCATTGTGATGAACTTTCTAATGAATCTTCTAATGAATCTATCTTTTTTCCCATTCGCAGAACATCATTAAGAAAGTGAATGGCCAGAAGTTCGTGTACCGCTTTGTCTCCTACCCGGATATTCTGAAAGGCGATATCATGGCCAAGGTGGACGGGCCTGCAGAGGGGGGCACGGGGAGCTCCTCCCTTCCACTGCCTGAcaaaaacaccagcacaacaGACAACAAAGAAATCAAAGCAGCAGGAGAGCGGGGAAACGGAGCTCTCGGCCTGCCGAAACCTTCTAGTCGGAATGACTACATCCACTCAGGTCTGTACACCTCCTTCACCCTGACCTCCCTGCAGTCCGGAACACAGCTTTTCAAGTCCATCAAAATGGAAAACCCTGGAGAGAAGCTGGCTGAGAAGAAAGCCGGCCTTGAGGCTTCTCCGCAGCCCTCACAGCCGCCCTCGGTCATCAAATTCGGCACCGCTCCTCCAAGCAGAGCTCTTCAGCAGGCTTCAGAGAAGACGTCCCTGCCCGTGCACCCCCTCCAAGCCCCGCTCCCCGTATCAGAGATTGAGAGCAAGCAGCAGGCCGGCCAGCACGTGGTGTGCTCGCTTGAAGTGGTGGCTGGAACGGAGACGGCCCCGGCAGCTTTCCGCCTTTCAGGGATCTCCCCTTCGCTGCCCTGCCGCTCGCCTTCCCCCAGCACCCTGCAGGACTCTCAGGAGCTGGTGATCGACACCGACATCGAGTCCATCTCCTCCCAGCCCTCTGAGCTCCAGCTGCAGGTGCAAAATCTCAAAGCACTCAAAGCACTTAAAGCAAcagaaattaaaaatagaaatttgTAATGGTGggacaatatcaatatttttactgaACTTTTTGCGATCTAAACTCCTCAAGACTCCTCCCTCACTGCTTAAtttctccacatggtggcgctaatcaaatgaatagggtaaatctATTAGAGGTGGAGATTATTGGttatcaaattctgtgaaactgaaataaataagtttataattcctggtatttgctaatttaggagtattttatttgatcctcttcagtaacacagatgtcgtagtaaagtatcgtagagaattatcTTGTATATATATTTCGAATATCTTTCGAATTATCGTGGGCAAGGTATCGTGAGATTCCAACTCTACTTAaaagaaacacttttttactgcagTTTTCACAAAGAGTCTAACTTTCACCAGTTTTTCATTGTTTGGGATTTGTTTAAATTACAAGGAAAATGTTTAACTTGTATttagacagtgtttaaaaaaaaaaaactcaatttgaTGAGATCAGTCTTTATTTAAATGACCTAAAATCGATTTATCCAAACCTGAGATTGATTGTTGCAATTAGCCTGTTTTGGACAAAAGCATAgcaaatctccattcaaaatactGTGTAGATACTGTATTAGTCCAAGACTGTACACAATGAATCTATAACATGTACACTGTTATAACGTTTAGTTTTATGAGAGTCTTTTTTTCATATCCGAACAAACCCTGTTATTCTAACTCAAATTAGAAATCAAATTGAATTTGGACCTTGTGAATTTAAAATTGAATCAGTTCTAGTTGCCTTAAAGGGAAaagaaaagttaaaagaaaagtCTTAATATACAGTACTTGTCAAACGTTtttacacaccttctcattcaggcCAAAACCCAGGCCATGAGTAGCCCCAAAGAGCCTTTTTCTTGGGGTTCATTTTGTCAGTTAGTGTCAATTGAATATATAATTGTGTGGATATTTATGTATGTAATTTTGTGCATAGTAGCTATTTCTGCAAAGTATTAAATAATCAACTTCTTATCCAAAATATTTATCAAATAGTTCAATATCTAGGCAGGAGAAAATACTATTTAAATTGTGATGAGTTCTGTGTGTTAACCTTCTGAATGTTTCTGTGCTCAGGTGTCCAGTGATACTATCCACACCTCAGAGTCAGAGATGTCGCTGTCTCCAGCTCGCAGCCTGAGTGGCAAGTCCAAAAAGCCCAAAGTTCTGGAGCTGAGGCCCACGCTGCTGGTGACAAGCTCAGACATGAGCCCCCTTACTCTCTCCAGCCCCTCGCTGCCCACAGCCTTCCTGCAGGTCAGTTCACTCATTCTGTAGAAGACATGGTTTTCCATGCTGTAGAattaaaattagtttctttgattataccaaattgaaaacctctggaatataatcaagaggaagatggatgatcacaaaccatcaaactaagatgaactgcttgaatttttgcaccaggagtaaaggcataaagttatccaaaagcagtgtgtaagactggtggaggagaacatgtcaagatgcatgataacATATATGCATAAAACTGAttataaaacagggttattccaccaaatattgatttctgaattcttaaaactttataaatataaacttgttttctttgcattatttgagatctgcaaataaatgctctatttattatttggaatttgggagattgttgtctgtagtttttagaataaaacaacaatgttcattttactcaaacataaacgtataaatagcaaaatcagaaaaactgattcagaaactgaagtggtctctattttttttcccagagctgtatctacatacatagatacatacatacattacattaccagtcaaaagttttagaacacccctattcttctgcttcatctgtaatttctcttttaattttccttaAAGTCTGTGGCAGTTTACTGTACACTGGATGAtgtaccatttccagttattgaATGGACTTGAAGAGAtttaatggcaaaaataaagggaaaaaatgggggtgttctaataCATTTGAGCAGTAGTTTATATAAACTAGCATATACTTCATTATAGGCTATAAATAACTGAtaatattcagtaactactaagTGCTATGTGTAATAAGAATGAAGTATTAATATAAGCCTGCGGTTTAAATGATTAATCCCATCTGCTGACAGATTTCAAATGAAGAAATTGAAAATTCCAGGAACACCTGCGCTTTTCTGAGGGGCTTGGCTAACAGTGTTGTAAACCTTTCCTCAGACACTAGATGGCAGTAACACATCAGTTACGAGGCTTGTTTTCCTCAGGATTTGAAAGCCCCCTGTGGATGGGTACTTACATAGATGGGGTCATATGATGAAATTTGGCTGAATGTAACTTTGATGGATGACCTCATTAAGGCGGAATAATGCCTGCTTTTATGAGCAGCTATACGCTCAGCTACGGAGGATGATCCTCGGCTGTCTTTCAGCCCCTTCTCCAGTTAGATGACGGATGAGGGAGTGTATTGTCTTTGATTTCTGCAGTGTCACGATGGGAGGAATCCTTAACTTTGAGATGAGCTTGCGTGGACTTTCTCTGCTCTTAGAAATTTGTTCTGGTCTAATCTTCAGCCTAAGGGTGCTTTTACTACATCTACACTGGTTGGAATGGATATTCAGAATTTTcatagtttggtctgaaccagaATAGCTTGTGTAAGAGGTGCTGGAGACCACAGTCCAGATTAAAGAACCAAAATGTGGTCCAGCAAAAAGATGTGGTCTTGGTCTGGATCAGTGGTGATTTTAGGATCATCATTTTAGGAATGCAAAGTGGATTTTTTAGCAGATAAAAtcagcatttttaatttttttttataaacgttACTCCCACagctacattttttttattttctggtctaatttaaaaaaaaatactgaaataaaaacacacttttttataATGTGTTGAGGGAGGACTGATATTTAGTATTTtcattcttaaaattctgtttaatcATATACTttacaattttaacattttaacaacatTTAACATTGAACAATTTAACTGCAGAAAAAATTATCAAAGATATATAGATGTAAatatgtgaattttttttttttatataccaaATTTTTCTGATTTTAAGGTGGAcccaaaatcctttaattttccccaaaatcgataGTGTGCGTTTCTACCAGTACGGTATTATTAGTAAAGTAATACCTTAGTAGTAAATCcattccgctgaagtacagcgttataagggtgagttttcagtgaagtttctccagcactaaggctgggtgcagcattattagcattagctgctaaccgcggcgatagctcttttgccattcagagcagagtttattggactgtagtgtgtgtgttttctgtgttaaaaccAGCTACATGGGAAGAACCGCTATCTCCCTGGGTTACCGAAGCATTCAGAGTTCTTCAGTCTAGCGCTATTGGGCAGCATTTATATCACCCTAGTGTTGTAGTTAGCAGCTAATTTTAAGCGCAGCATTTTTCTGCGCTTAAACTGTGCACTCTCTTCGCCTTTAGACTCTCTGGCATGTTTTTCTGCGCTTAAACtgt encodes the following:
- the elk4 gene encoding ETS domain-containing protein Elk-4, with the translated sequence MDSSVTLWQFLLQLLLDPSNDQLICWTNEDGEFKLLQAEEVAKLWGARKNKPSMNYDKLSRALRYYYDKNIIKKVNGQKFVYRFVSYPDILKGDIMAKVDGPAEGGTGSSSLPLPDKNTSTTDNKEIKAAGERGNGALGLPKPSSRNDYIHSGLYTSFTLTSLQSGTQLFKSIKMENPGEKLAEKKAGLEASPQPSQPPSVIKFGTAPPSRALQQASEKTSLPVHPLQAPLPVSEIESKQQAGQHVVCSLEVVAGTETAPAAFRLSGISPSLPCRSPSPSTLQDSQELVIDTDIESISSQPSELQLQVSSDTIHTSESEMSLSPARSLSGKSKKPKVLELRPTLLVTSSDMSPLTLSSPSLPTAFLQTPLLLTPSPLLSNIHFWSTLSPVAPLSPARRQGAHTLFQFPSVLGSTQISVPVHSLDGTNTPGPLSPDPQKT